The genomic stretch CAGATCCTGGATCGAGGTGGCCGCATAGCCTTTCTGCCAGAAAACGCGCATGGCGGCTTCGGCCGCGTCATCGGGGTGAAAGTGCGCAGTGTGCATCGTGGTCGGCAAATCGATGATCGGATGAGCGGTAGGTCGACCGGCGCCTTGCGCTGGCCGCCGCGCGGTCAGGGGCGAACGGCCACGCCAAGGGGGGAACTTGGTCGGCGCGTCGCTTAGCCGCTGCCGGCCGAAGGCCGGGTGCCGAGCACGTGCAGGCCCGGCCGCGCGGAGCCGGCGGCCGGGCTTCTTGGCATCGGCGCAGCGGTGGCGAGCGACGCGAACTTGGGCGGCGCGTCGGTACGAATGCCGTCAACATCGTGGGCAGTGGCAGCCTTTCGCTGCCGGATCTCGGAGTGCACCCCAAGCATCCCGGTAGGCAATGAAAAGAGCATAAGGTTAAACGCTTCTTCGGCGTCGGGGCGGCTGCGTACGCCCTGGCCCTGCGGTTGGATTCGGCGTGTGGGAGGGCCACGCGTCGACCGCAGACCCATCGACAACCCCTGCCATCCGCCACCGCGAGGCCCACGCCCGCGGCGGGCCGTGCAGGCAGGAGCGGAGCGCGCATCGGGCACGGGGGCCGGGCCACGGGTCCGACGGCGGCAGCATGCACGGTCGGGTGGATGGGCGCAGCTGTCATCGTCCGCGCCCGGAGCCGTGACATCAGGCGGAGCGTCGGACGCCAGGAAGCTGGCGGCCATGTCCTTGTCACCGTGACCGGCGGCCACGGCACGCTGGAACCGTCGCAGGCCGGCTTCGACCACATCGGCTCGCACGCCTGCCTGGCGCGCCGCCTCCACGATCAGCTGGGCGTCCTTGGCCGCGTTGGCCACACTGAAGCTCGGGGTGTAGTTGCCGGCCAGCATCGCGGCGCTCTTGAGCTGGAAGTAGGTGCAATCCATCGGGCCGTTGCTGACGACGTCGATCACCAGCTGCGGGTCCACGCCCAGCCCCTTCGCAAGCGCCAGGCTTTCGGCCAAGCCGTGCGTGAGGGCGAACACCCAGCTGTTCAACGCCAGCTTCAGGCGGCTGCTGTGGCCAGGGGTTTCGGCCACCCACACGGTGCGCTTGCCGATCGCATCGAACAAGGGCTGTACCGATACACGCTGGGCCACCGGCCCCGACGCCAGGATGACCAGCTGGCCTTGCTCCGCCGGCTGGCGCGTGCCCTGCACCGGCGCGTCGAAATACACCAGCTGATGCTCCTCGGCCCGGCGCGCCAGGTCGAGGCTGGCCTCGACCCCCACGGTGCTGAGCTGGACCCAGATGGCGCCGGGCTGGAAGTGGCCGGCCCCGGCTTCGATCGCGGCGGCGACGCTGTCGCCGTCCTTGAGCACCGTGACGATGTGGCTCGCCTCGCTGACCGCTTCCGCCACGCTGGTGCAAGCCTGCAGGTTGGCCTGCGCTATCGCCGACGCTTTGGACGCGGTGCGATTCCAGACCTTCACCCTGAATCCCTTGTTCGCCAGATTGCGCGCCACTGGCGCTCCAATCAAACCCGTGCCCAGCACCGCCACCGTAATGTGCTTAATTTCCATTTTCTCTCCTTGTTTATGTCAGGTTCGTGAAACCGTGTGAGGACACTACGGATTCTCGTGATTTGGAACGTTCGTTCCACTGAGTGTATGATCCGCGGCAATTGCAGTCAAGCCGGCTCCGTTTCAGGTGCCGGACGGCTGCACGCGTCCGTAGTCGTAATGAACCAGACATAAAGGGGATATGGGATGAAGATACTTGGACATCGTCTGCGGGTGGGCGTTGTGATTCCGTCCACCAATACCTCTGTCCAGCCGGAAATGGACGAAATGCGCCCTTTTGGTGTTACCAATCACGTCGGCCGCATGGTCATCGTCGATGAATCGTTAACTGAAGAACCGGGGTTCAACAGTGTTATTCAGGCTTTACGCCGCTCGACCGATACGGCCATCAAAAGTTTGCAGGACTGTCAGCTCGACCGGTTGATCATTGCAGTCTCACCGGATGCATATTGGAACGGCGTAGAGGTTCACCAGCAAATGCTGGCGCATTTGCGGGACACCGCGGGCGGCACAGGCGTCAGCATGAGTGCCGATGCGATCGAGGAGGCGTTAGCGCAACTCGGCGGCATTCGCCGCATCGGCTTGATCTCGCCGTATACGGAAATCGGCAACGTGGCCGTCTCGCAGTTTTTCGTTGACAAGGGATACGAGATCGTCGCACTGGCCAACCTGGGCGGGCAAAGCCCGTCGCGGATTTCCGACGTCCACCTGCAGGATCTGCGTCGAGCGGTGGAAACGGCCAACGTGCCGGAGGCCGAAGCCATCGTCCAGGTCGGAACCAATGTGCCGATGGCCAGCTTTGCTCACGTGGCCGAGCAATGGACCGGCAAGCCAGTTGTCTCGAACAACGCAGTTTTGTATTGGCACGCTTTGAGAATGGGCGGCATTCGAGACCAATTCGACGGTTTCGGCAGCCTGTTCCGTCGCTGCTAGACATCTCAATCAAAATGATTATCGGGGTCGAACGTGTCTGAATTCAATATTCGTTTGAAGAAATCATCACAGCTGCGCGATGCAGAGCCGGCTGTCATTTCACGCGAGATCAAAACCCTGCCGGCATTGCTGTTCGCACGCAGCGAGGGTTCGACGGACAAAATCGCGGTCGCCGACGCGGCGGGTGAACATACCTACGAAGCCACGCTGCTCCGGGCCGTCGCGATCGCCGCTGCCCTGCGTGCGCGCGGCGCCAGCTACAACGACTGCATCGGCTTGTTTATCGATTCATCGGCTGATTTGCCGCTGGCGATGTGGGGCATTCTGTTCGCCGGGGCCGCTTATCTTCCGCTGGCGACCGACTACCCACAAGATCGGCTTGCGTACATGGTCAAGGACGCGGCGGTGCAACTGGTGCTGACCAACACCCGCTCGGCCAGCAAGCTGCAAGGGCTGCTGCTGCCCGGTGTCCAGGTCTTGAATATTGATGAAGTTCCTCCGGCCAGCATCAACGAGATCTACCTCGTTCTGAGCGAGCTGGTCGAACAGGATGGCGAGGATCTGGCCTACGTTATCTACACCTCGGGCACCACGGGTAAGCCCAAGGGTGTCGCCATTTCCCATCAGGCCATCGTCAACCAGATGAACTGGATCGCCAAGCAGGGTTATCTCTGCCCGGGCGATCGTATTCTCCAAAAAACCCCGGTGAGCTTCGATGCGGCGCAATGGGAGCTGCTGGGGATGTGCTGCGGCGCACAGGTGGTGATGGGTGTGCCGGGCGTGTACCGCGACCCGGAAGGCCTGATCCGCCAGATACAGCAATTCGGCATCACCACCTTGCAGGGCGTGCCGACCTTGCTGCAGGCCTTGAGCGAGCTGCCGGCCTTCGGTGCCTGCACGTCGCTGCACAGCCTTTTCAGCGGCGGCGAGGGCCTGTCTCGGAAGCTGGCCAGAAACCTGCTGCAGACGCTGCCGAGCGCGCGGCTGGTCAATCTGTACGGCCCCACCGAGTGCACGATCAACGCCACACATTGCCAGATCGACCACCAGAGTCTGTCGGCAGAGTGGGATATCGCGCCGATCGGCCGGCCGGTGGCCGGGCTCGAGTGCCACGTCCTGGACCAGCAGTTCGCACCCGTCGCGCCTGGCGAAGCCGGCGAACTGTTCATCGGCGGTCGGCAGCTGGCGAACGGGTATCTGTTCCGTCCGGAGCAGACCGAAGAGAAGTTCCCGCTGGTCCGCCTGCCTGAATCGCCCGACCCGGTGCGCCTTTACCGCACGGGCGATCTCGTCCGGTGCGACGGCCAGGGTTTGTTGCACTTCGTCGGGCGGGTGGACAACCAGATCAAGTTCCGCGGGTATCGCATCGAACTGGATGAAATCCGCCTCGCGATCGAAAACCACGAGTGGGTGAAGTCGGCGGCGGTGTTCGTGAAAGAGAACGAACGCACGGGCCATGCCCAGCTGATCGGCGCGGTCGAGTTGAACCCGAACGAAGCCCGTCTGATGGATCAGGGGGTGGCGGAGTCGCACCACCAGACCAAATCGACCCGCATTCAAATCAAGGCGCAGCTGTCGGGGCGTGGTTTGCGCAGCGAAGCAAGCTTGAGCGGCAAGCCGATGATCGCCCTGCCGGGCGGCCAGGAAAGCGCGGCCCAGCGCGAGCGCGTGTTCGCGCGCAAGACCTATCGGTTCTTCCATGGCGGACCGGTGGGCCTCGGCGACCTGCACCAATGGCTGGCACTGCAACCGCCCGGCGGAACATCGGCGGCGCGCGGCACATTGGACGGCCACCGGCTCGGCGAAATGCTGCGCTATCTGGGCCAATTCAACAGCGATGAACGGCTGCTGCCGAAGTTCGCCTATGCCTCGCCCGGCGCCCTCTACGCGACCCAGGTGTATCTGGAGCTGAGCGGCATCGCGGGTCTGCCGCCCGGCTACTACTACTACCACCCGGTACAGCACAGCCTGTATCGGCTGGCGCCGGCTGTGTCCACCCCACCGGCCACGCGTTTGCGCCTGCACTTCGTCGGCAAGATCCCGGGCGTACGCGAGGTCTACAAGAACAACATCCTCGAAGTGCTGGAGATGGAGGCGGGCCACCTCCTCGGCATGCTCGATCACGTCCTGCCGGACTATGGCTACGGCGTTGGAGCCGGCACGTACCAGCCCGAGGTGCTGGCGGCGCTCGAGTGCCCGCCGGAGCATGACTATCTGGGCAGCTACGACATCGTGCCGCTGGCCGAGCGGGTCGACGACCTGGCAGTGGACCTGTATGTCCAGGCCCAGCAGGGCCGCATCGCAGAGCTGCCCGATGGCAATTACCTCTACCAGCACGGCAAGCTGCACAAGGTCTCCGACTTTCTGATCGAGCAGCGCCACGTGATTGCGATCAACCAGCAGGTCTACCAACGTGCGAGCGGCGGGATTGCATTCGTCAGCCAGAGTGGCGACGCCTGGCGGCAGTACATCGACCTCGGCCGTAGCCTGCAGCGGCTGCAGATGAACCGCATCGGCTTCGGCACCATGTCGTCCGGCTACAGCTCCAAGAGCGGCAACGACCTGGCGACGGCCTTGCGCCTGAACGACATCATCGCCGTCGCCGGCCGGCGCAGTGGGCCGAGCTACTTCTGTGTGTTCGGCAAGATCAGTGCGGAACAGGCCGCCCATCTCGGCATGGACGAAGACGCGGTGCACATGAAGGGGCCGGCGGAACTGATCCGCGCCGACCTGTTCAACAGCTTGCCCGATTACATGGTGCCGGGCCGCATCGTGATCGTGAACCAGATGCCGCACAGCGCCTCGGGCAAGGTGGACGTGGCCACTTTGAAGCGGTCGGACGTCTTCCAGCTGGCCGACATGGAGCGTCCATTCGTCGCACCGCGCAACGCGGTGGAAAGCGCGGTGGCGCAGATCTGGCGCGACATCCTCGGGCTCGAAGAAGTCTCGGTGACCGATGATTTCTTCGAGTTGGGCGGCAACTCGATCCAGGCGGTGGCCATCGCACGTGCCGTCAACCGCCGGTTCGGCAGCAGCTTGCCGATCCAGGTGATCTTCAGCGTGCCGACGGTCGAAAAGCTCAGCGCCGTCGTCGGCGGCAGCGCGACGCAAACCAGCAGCCGCGCGATTCTGCTGGCCGGGCGGGCCACAGGGCGCAGCACGGTGTTCTGCTGGCCCGGGCTGGGTGGCTACCCGATGAATTTGCGTCGGTTGGCCGAGGCGGTGACGGGCGACGACGGCCGGTTCTACGGCATGCAGTCGCTCGGCATCAATGCGGGTGAGACCGCCTTCGTCAGCATCGAGGCGATGGCGGCGGCGGACGTGCAGCTGATCCGCAGCCTCCAGCCCGACGGCCCGTACGTCTTGTGGGGCTACTCGTTCGGCGCCCGGGTCGCGTATGAGGTCGCCTACCAGCTGGAGCAGCAGGGTCACGACGTCAGCCGGGTCGTGCTGCTGGCCCCCGGCTCGCCGCAACTGCCTTACGACGAGCCGGTCAGCCGTGACGAGGCCGAGCTGTTCGCCAACCCGGCCTTCCTGACCATTCTGTTGTCGGTGTTCGCGCACGACATCGACCCCGGCCTGAGTGCCGAATGCCTGGCAAGCGTGACCAGCCGCGCGGCCTTCGTCGCCTTGGCCGCGGTGAAGTTCCCCGCCATCGACGTGGCGCTGATCAACGCCATCGTCGATGTCGTCACCGTCACCTACTCGCCGGACTACCAGATCGCGCTGGCCGACAAGCCCTTGTCGTGCCCGGTGACGGTGTGGCGCGCACGGGGCGACGGCGAGTCGTTTGTCGCGCAAGGCGCCAGCGTCGGGCTGGACCTGCGCCAGCACGATCTGAACGTCGGCCACTACGCGGTGCTGAAGCAGGACGGCATTGCCGAACTGCTGGCCGCCGGGCTGCACTCGCACTGAAACCGACTAGGAGCCCTCTCATGCCTCACGTTGTCATTCGCTGCTTCAAGGCCGAGATTCCCGCGGCCAACCTCGAGCGTCTGCAGCAAACGCTGACGCAGCTGCTTCAGCAGGCGTTGTCGTGCCCTGCAGACGCCGTGTCCATCGACCTGCAACAGGTCGAGCCGGCGCTCTGGAAAGAGCAGGTCTACCAGCCGCTGATCCAGCCGCATCTGGACGAGTTGCTGCGCCCGCCCGGCTACAGGTACTGAGCCGGGAACGAACCAATCTCCTCGCCCGCTGCAGGTGCTCGCTCGTCTTCGGACCGACCGACCGCCTGGCGGGCGTTTCCCACCTCCACACCAGGAGCTCTCACCATGAGCCAAACCCACAAGCTGGCACGCACCTTTTTGTTGCTCGCCATCCTGCTGCTATCCCTCAACCTCAGACCCGCGATCGCCGCCATCGGCCCGCTGATCCAGTCCATCAGCCAGTTCGCCCAGGTCCGATCGATCGGCATCAGCCTGTTGACGACCATCCCTGTCCTGATGATGGGCCTCGGTGCCATCTATGCCGCCAGCATCCGGCAGGCGCTTGGCGAGCGCGGCGGCATCGCGATCGGCGGCGCCATCATCGCGGTGGCCTGCTTGATGCGCCTGTGGGCCGACAACCGATACGGGCTGTTCGCCAGCGCCGTGCTGGTTGGGCTGGGCATTGCCGTGATCCAGGCGCTGCTGCCCGGCTTCATCAAGCGCAACTTCGGCGCCTCCACCAGCAGTGTGCTGGCGCTGTACTCCACTGGCATCGTGGCCGGTGCCGCGATTGGCTCTGGCACGGCCTCGTGGTTGGAGGATCAGCTGGGCTGGCTGTCCACCCTGGCGGGCTGGGCCCTGCCGGCTGTCGGCGCGACCGTGGTGTGGATGCTGGCGTCGCGCAACAGCCAGTACGCAGGGCGCAGCACGGCACAGCCGGGTGCCGCGGCCAAGGGCGGCAGCGTGCCGTTCTGGCGCATCGGCCGCTGTTGGTCGCTGCTGCTGTTCTTCGGCATCGGCACCGGCGCCTTCATGCTGGCCATGGCCTGGATCTCGCCGTTCTACATCGGGCTGGGTTTGACCAAAGGCGTGGCTGGCTTGCTGCTATCCGTGCTGACCATCGTCGAGGCGCTGACCGCGCTGTGGCTGTCGCTCACCATCAACCGCTTCCCGGACCGCCGCGGGCTGTTGATCACCTCGCTGCTGCTGGTCGCGGCCGGGTTTTTGATGTTGATCGTCGCGCCGCTGGTGGCACCGTACTTTGCCGTGTCGCTGCTGGGCGTGGGCATCGGCATCCTGTTCCCGCTGTCCATCATCGTGGCCATGGATCACCTGAAAGATCCGACGCTGGCCGGCAACTTCACGGCGTTCGTGCAGGGCGGCGGCTTCATCATCGCAAGCCTGGTCCCGCTGACCGCCGGCAGCTTGCGCGATGTCTTCAACGACCTGTCCTACATCTGGCTGCTGATGGCGGTGGCGAGCCTGGGCATGGTGGTGCTGGCCGTGCGCTTCTCGCCGGCGAGTTATGGACGCTTCCAGGAGGATCTGGCGGAGGTTCAGGGTGGGGTGTTGAGGACGGCCTGAACCGGCCAGCGGTGGGTGGGACCGCACCACCGTCTGGCCCGGCGCCTGACCGCCGTGCGGGCCCACCCTTCAGTGGCCTCCGTTCTCGGCCGCGCCGTTGTCGTGCGACCTGGCGGCTGACAAGTGACGGTCGAGGCACTTCAACACCTGCTGCACGTCGACGGGTTTCACCAGGTAGTCGGTGAACCCGCCGCGCAGCGCGCTGCGCACTTGCTCCGGCATGCCGTCCGCCGAGACCGCGACGCAGGGCACGTCGGTCATGCGGGCGTCCTTGCGGATCACGTTCAGCAGCGCCATGCCGGTCGTGTCACCCAGGTGCATGTCCAGCAGCAGCAGGTCCGGCACCTCCCGGTGCAACAGCTCCAGTGCCTGGGCGCCGCTGCAGGCGGTCAACAGCCGCACGGCCGGGCGGTACCGCAGCACCTCCTTCAGCAGCAGCACGTTGACGTCGTTGTCCTCGACGTAGAGCACCACGTGTTGGCCCTGGTCGTCCGGCGCCGCCACCATTTCCTGAAGCGGCTCGCGGTCTTGGCTCGGTCCGTCTTGCAGGCGCTTCAGGTGGACGGTGAACGTGCTGCCGACTCCGGCGGTACTGACCACCGTTAGGCGCCCGAACATC from Caldimonas brevitalea encodes the following:
- a CDS encoding NAD(P)-dependent oxidoreductase, whose product is MEIKHITVAVLGTGLIGAPVARNLANKGFRVKVWNRTASKASAIAQANLQACTSVAEAVSEASHIVTVLKDGDSVAAAIEAGAGHFQPGAIWVQLSTVGVEASLDLARRAEEHQLVYFDAPVQGTRQPAEQGQLVILASGPVAQRVSVQPLFDAIGKRTVWVAETPGHSSRLKLALNSWVFALTHGLAESLALAKGLGVDPQLVIDVVSNGPMDCTYFQLKSAAMLAGNYTPSFSVANAAKDAQLIVEAARQAGVRADVVEAGLRRFQRAVAAGHGDKDMAASFLASDAPPDVTAPGADDDSCAHPPDRACCRRRTRGPAPVPDARSAPACTARRGRGPRGGGWQGLSMGLRSTRGPPTRRIQPQGQGVRSRPDAEEAFNLMLFSLPTGMLGVHSEIRQRKAATAHDVDGIRTDAPPKFASLATAAPMPRSPAAGSARPGLHVLGTRPSAGSG
- a CDS encoding arylmalonate decarboxylase, with the protein product MKILGHRLRVGVVIPSTNTSVQPEMDEMRPFGVTNHVGRMVIVDESLTEEPGFNSVIQALRRSTDTAIKSLQDCQLDRLIIAVSPDAYWNGVEVHQQMLAHLRDTAGGTGVSMSADAIEEALAQLGGIRRIGLISPYTEIGNVAVSQFFVDKGYEIVALANLGGQSPSRISDVHLQDLRRAVETANVPEAEAIVQVGTNVPMASFAHVAEQWTGKPVVSNNAVLYWHALRMGGIRDQFDGFGSLFRRC
- a CDS encoding amino acid adenylation domain-containing protein; this encodes MSEFNIRLKKSSQLRDAEPAVISREIKTLPALLFARSEGSTDKIAVADAAGEHTYEATLLRAVAIAAALRARGASYNDCIGLFIDSSADLPLAMWGILFAGAAYLPLATDYPQDRLAYMVKDAAVQLVLTNTRSASKLQGLLLPGVQVLNIDEVPPASINEIYLVLSELVEQDGEDLAYVIYTSGTTGKPKGVAISHQAIVNQMNWIAKQGYLCPGDRILQKTPVSFDAAQWELLGMCCGAQVVMGVPGVYRDPEGLIRQIQQFGITTLQGVPTLLQALSELPAFGACTSLHSLFSGGEGLSRKLARNLLQTLPSARLVNLYGPTECTINATHCQIDHQSLSAEWDIAPIGRPVAGLECHVLDQQFAPVAPGEAGELFIGGRQLANGYLFRPEQTEEKFPLVRLPESPDPVRLYRTGDLVRCDGQGLLHFVGRVDNQIKFRGYRIELDEIRLAIENHEWVKSAAVFVKENERTGHAQLIGAVELNPNEARLMDQGVAESHHQTKSTRIQIKAQLSGRGLRSEASLSGKPMIALPGGQESAAQRERVFARKTYRFFHGGPVGLGDLHQWLALQPPGGTSAARGTLDGHRLGEMLRYLGQFNSDERLLPKFAYASPGALYATQVYLELSGIAGLPPGYYYYHPVQHSLYRLAPAVSTPPATRLRLHFVGKIPGVREVYKNNILEVLEMEAGHLLGMLDHVLPDYGYGVGAGTYQPEVLAALECPPEHDYLGSYDIVPLAERVDDLAVDLYVQAQQGRIAELPDGNYLYQHGKLHKVSDFLIEQRHVIAINQQVYQRASGGIAFVSQSGDAWRQYIDLGRSLQRLQMNRIGFGTMSSGYSSKSGNDLATALRLNDIIAVAGRRSGPSYFCVFGKISAEQAAHLGMDEDAVHMKGPAELIRADLFNSLPDYMVPGRIVIVNQMPHSASGKVDVATLKRSDVFQLADMERPFVAPRNAVESAVAQIWRDILGLEEVSVTDDFFELGGNSIQAVAIARAVNRRFGSSLPIQVIFSVPTVEKLSAVVGGSATQTSSRAILLAGRATGRSTVFCWPGLGGYPMNLRRLAEAVTGDDGRFYGMQSLGINAGETAFVSIEAMAAADVQLIRSLQPDGPYVLWGYSFGARVAYEVAYQLEQQGHDVSRVVLLAPGSPQLPYDEPVSRDEAELFANPAFLTILLSVFAHDIDPGLSAECLASVTSRAAFVALAAVKFPAIDVALINAIVDVVTVTYSPDYQIALADKPLSCPVTVWRARGDGESFVAQGASVGLDLRQHDLNVGHYAVLKQDGIAELLAAGLHSH
- a CDS encoding MFS transporter, giving the protein MSQTHKLARTFLLLAILLLSLNLRPAIAAIGPLIQSISQFAQVRSIGISLLTTIPVLMMGLGAIYAASIRQALGERGGIAIGGAIIAVACLMRLWADNRYGLFASAVLVGLGIAVIQALLPGFIKRNFGASTSSVLALYSTGIVAGAAIGSGTASWLEDQLGWLSTLAGWALPAVGATVVWMLASRNSQYAGRSTAQPGAAAKGGSVPFWRIGRCWSLLLFFGIGTGAFMLAMAWISPFYIGLGLTKGVAGLLLSVLTIVEALTALWLSLTINRFPDRRGLLITSLLLVAAGFLMLIVAPLVAPYFAVSLLGVGIGILFPLSIIVAMDHLKDPTLAGNFTAFVQGGGFIIASLVPLTAGSLRDVFNDLSYIWLLMAVASLGMVVLAVRFSPASYGRFQEDLAEVQGGVLRTA